In one Candidatus Nitrospira nitrificans genomic region, the following are encoded:
- a CDS encoding IS1 family transposase — protein sequence MNKLTQAKRVQIIAALVEGNSVRATCRMTDVAKGTVLKLLVDLGRACARYQDEKLRNLPCKRIQCDEIWSFCYAKEKNVPEEYKGRLGFGDTWTWVGIDADTKLIVSYLVGGRSAEYAQKFIADLASRLAHRVQLTTDGHKAYLQAVEGAFGADVDYAMLEKIYAAPPREGQARYSPAECCGTRKLKIAGNPEITHVSTSYVERQNLTMRMSMRRMTRLTNAFSKKLENQAHAVALHFMHYNFCRIHQSLRVTPAMQSGIADHVWGLQELASLII from the coding sequence ATGAACAAACTGACGCAAGCCAAACGAGTTCAAATAATCGCCGCACTAGTCGAAGGCAATAGCGTTCGTGCGACGTGCCGCATGACTGATGTTGCGAAAGGCACTGTTCTTAAGCTCCTCGTTGACCTTGGTAGGGCTTGTGCTCGGTATCAGGATGAGAAGTTGCGAAACCTTCCATGCAAGCGCATTCAATGCGATGAGATTTGGTCATTCTGCTACGCCAAAGAGAAGAACGTCCCTGAGGAGTACAAGGGCAGACTAGGATTTGGGGATACCTGGACCTGGGTAGGTATCGATGCCGACACAAAGCTGATTGTTTCGTATCTCGTTGGGGGACGAAGCGCGGAATACGCACAGAAGTTTATTGCGGATCTGGCTTCGCGCTTGGCCCATCGGGTCCAGCTCACCACGGACGGGCACAAGGCGTATCTCCAAGCTGTGGAAGGCGCATTTGGGGCAGACGTGGACTACGCCATGCTTGAAAAGATTTATGCGGCTCCTCCACGTGAAGGACAGGCTCGCTACAGTCCGGCGGAATGCTGTGGGACTCGGAAACTGAAGATTGCAGGCAACCCCGAGATAACCCATGTCTCAACCAGCTATGTCGAACGGCAAAACCTGACCATGCGAATGAGCATGCGCCGGATGACTCGCCTAACCAATGCCTTCAGCAAGAAGCTGGAGAATCAGGCCCATGCCGTGGCCCTGCATTTCATGCACTATAACTTCTGTCGCATTCATCAGAGCTTGCGGGTAACACCAGCCATGCAGTCAGGCATTGCCGATCATGTGTGGGGTTTACAGGAATTAGCTAGCTTAATCATATAG
- a CDS encoding DUF1844 domain-containing protein produces the protein MAEEEQGFVVRDRRASGGAESAPAASSPSKQSTSAAASTEPAQAPPAPPVTFSSFVISLGSSSLMLMGEQLDLNQAPIPVNLPQAKEIIDLLSVLEDKTKGNLTPDEQTVLRDMLYALRMKYVTLASPK, from the coding sequence ATGGCAGAGGAGGAGCAAGGGTTTGTCGTTCGTGATCGGCGGGCAAGCGGAGGAGCCGAGTCTGCTCCGGCCGCATCGTCGCCTTCAAAACAGTCGACTTCCGCCGCTGCCTCGACGGAGCCGGCGCAAGCGCCTCCGGCACCTCCGGTCACGTTTTCGTCGTTTGTCATTTCATTAGGCTCGTCGTCGCTCATGCTCATGGGCGAGCAACTGGACCTGAATCAGGCACCGATACCCGTCAACCTGCCCCAAGCCAAGGAAATCATCGATCTGTTGTCTGTCTTGGAAGACAAGACGAAAGGCAATCTGACTCCTGATGAGCAGACGGTCCTGCGCGACATGCTCTATGCCCTTCGCATGAAGTATGTCACGCTGGCATCACCGAAGTAG
- a CDS encoding tetratricopeptide repeat protein, which translates to MAKKGYPGLVLVPPSDRTILRRRLLYVALFIIALVWGASILPVWPPSDDKATCQPAVGQNPSNSSTENCGQPQSVPLPHQNEFSLTPISQAEALGEPKNSQPAPTPEPDRPVIQEDQKQDSTPPSSGPTTERPDHSLALPDHEKPAASPPASTPPPSQGIDARLAEQGDAFAQYRLGRYYAQRDGRQAPEAVGWYKKASHGLHRLAETGNGQAMYVLGVMYAYGRGVTRNTEQARRWLTRAVEHKITAAQPVLTSLGGNHAADPNLKTAEQAKNIKQQN; encoded by the coding sequence ATGGCCAAGAAAGGCTATCCTGGACTCGTCCTGGTGCCTCCCAGCGATCGAACAATCTTGAGGCGCCGGCTGCTTTATGTGGCGTTGTTCATCATCGCCCTGGTCTGGGGTGCGTCGATACTACCCGTATGGCCACCCTCCGACGACAAGGCGACCTGTCAACCCGCCGTCGGACAGAACCCCTCGAACAGCTCCACCGAAAACTGCGGCCAACCGCAATCAGTACCGCTGCCACATCAGAACGAATTCAGTCTCACGCCGATCTCACAGGCTGAAGCCCTGGGCGAGCCCAAGAATTCCCAGCCGGCACCAACTCCTGAACCTGATCGGCCCGTCATCCAGGAGGATCAGAAGCAAGACTCAACGCCTCCCTCCTCCGGTCCAACCACCGAGCGCCCTGATCACAGCCTGGCGCTTCCGGATCACGAAAAACCAGCAGCAAGTCCTCCGGCATCGACACCTCCCCCCTCCCAGGGCATCGACGCTCGCCTCGCCGAACAGGGCGATGCCTTTGCCCAGTATCGCCTCGGACGCTACTACGCACAGCGTGATGGGCGACAAGCCCCGGAGGCCGTCGGTTGGTACAAGAAAGCTTCCCACGGCCTCCACCGTCTGGCTGAAACCGGTAATGGCCAAGCGATGTATGTGCTCGGGGTCATGTACGCCTATGGACGCGGAGTCACAAGAAATACGGAGCAGGCTCGCCGGTGGCTGACCCGGGCGGTCGAACACAAGATTACGGCCGCTCAGCCGGTTCTCACGAGTTTAGGTGGAAACCATGCTGCCGATCCAAATCTGAAAACAGCCGAACAGGCAAAGAACATCAAGCAGCAAAACTAA
- a CDS encoding PD40 domain-containing protein, giving the protein MQKLRPHYYLAMLTLFLTPALTYAMSGMDLPHGGHGGTTSLSKNMGEPINSSESEIEMTYSADGKTAIFVSGRQGSVPSPGVPYNFDIWMAHFENGTWQAPIHLGPGIDPTVGPNINTSAWELEPSLSDDGNVIYFTQYEPGNLSTGDLYVTQKVNGVWQPAKNWNEVPELPHLNTPTGEEHCPIIASDSLIYFNYQQPGVTQDSDVWKVEKKDGVWQKPESLGPRVNSPYRDHMHWTGLSKDGKSLIITSTRPDMGSRGGHDMWISYQNPKGEWQEPLNLGDTINTAGEDMCWTFTPDGKTFTGSSGPRDSYNHDMMWVHKDDVPLLRNFEPIGPPPNLLLTKKGKPNDTK; this is encoded by the coding sequence ATGCAAAAGTTGCGTCCTCATTATTACTTGGCAATGCTCACACTTTTCCTCACTCCCGCCTTAACGTACGCGATGTCTGGCATGGATCTGCCGCACGGCGGACACGGCGGGACGACCTCACTCTCAAAAAATATGGGCGAGCCGATCAACTCATCGGAATCAGAGATCGAGATGACCTACAGCGCCGATGGAAAGACCGCTATCTTCGTCTCAGGACGCCAAGGGAGCGTTCCATCACCAGGAGTTCCCTACAATTTCGACATCTGGATGGCTCATTTTGAGAACGGCACGTGGCAAGCTCCGATTCATCTGGGGCCTGGCATTGATCCGACGGTTGGACCCAACATTAATACGTCCGCATGGGAGCTGGAGCCGAGCCTCTCGGATGACGGCAATGTCATCTATTTCACGCAATACGAGCCGGGCAATCTGTCCACCGGCGACCTCTATGTGACCCAGAAAGTCAATGGGGTCTGGCAACCGGCCAAGAATTGGAACGAGGTCCCCGAACTGCCGCACCTCAATACGCCGACCGGCGAGGAGCACTGCCCGATCATTGCCTCCGACAGTTTGATTTACTTCAACTATCAGCAGCCGGGGGTCACTCAAGACAGCGACGTCTGGAAAGTCGAAAAAAAGGACGGCGTCTGGCAGAAGCCTGAGAGTCTGGGACCACGTGTCAATTCACCTTACCGTGACCATATGCACTGGACCGGACTGTCAAAGGACGGGAAGAGCCTCATTATCACCAGTACGCGCCCGGACATGGGCTCGCGGGGCGGACACGATATGTGGATTTCCTATCAGAATCCTAAAGGCGAATGGCAAGAGCCGCTGAACCTCGGGGATACGATCAATACGGCCGGCGAAGATATGTGTTGGACCTTTACTCCGGACGGCAAGACCTTCACGGGTAGTTCAGGACCGCGGGATTCGTACAATCACGATATGATGTGGGTTCACAAAGATGATGTTCCGTTGCTCAGGAATTTTGAGCCGATCGGGCCGCCGCCCAATTTGCTCCTGACCAAAAAAGGAAAACCGAACGATACAAAATGA
- a CDS encoding helix-turn-helix transcriptional regulator, whose translation MFKEILKDISMLEGLSVKNTNAHWTEKSLSDFIYRVGADFVFQLDNKIDSQKALAETLSVTKSAVSQKLNNPGNLKLETMVKYARALGLKVSVVLYDDGDRDNERGPINSDIFRICWENAGKPKDFWQATSDWVEGVSVNYEVILETNLKYPACPTRAWESLVYKPGNLAETVTITHRRMADTDPQRLPFALHGGT comes from the coding sequence GTGTTCAAAGAGATATTAAAAGATATTTCCATGCTGGAGGGCCTCTCAGTGAAAAACACTAATGCCCATTGGACCGAAAAAAGCCTTTCGGACTTCATTTATCGTGTGGGAGCTGATTTTGTTTTCCAATTGGACAACAAGATTGATTCGCAAAAGGCTTTAGCCGAGACTCTGAGCGTAACAAAGAGCGCGGTATCGCAGAAATTGAATAACCCTGGGAATTTGAAACTTGAGACAATGGTTAAATACGCTCGGGCATTAGGGCTTAAGGTCAGCGTTGTTCTTTACGATGATGGAGATCGTGACAATGAGAGAGGTCCGATCAATTCCGACATCTTTAGGATTTGCTGGGAAAATGCTGGCAAGCCAAAAGATTTCTGGCAGGCAACTTCTGATTGGGTTGAAGGTGTTTCGGTTAATTATGAGGTAATTCTTGAAACCAATCTTAAGTACCCTGCCTGTCCGACTCGGGCTTGGGAGTCACTGGTGTATAAACCGGGTAATTTGGCTGAAACTGTAACCATTACTCACAGACGGATGGCAGACACTGATCCTCAGCGGCTTCCCTTTGCTCTTCATGGAGGGACATAA
- the mazG gene encoding nucleoside triphosphate pyrophosphohydrolase: MSEQFTKVVEIMAALRAQNGCPWDRKQTHESLKPYLLEEAYEVLETIDQRDKEKLREELGDVLLQVLFHSQIAAEAGSFTVEDVIETLATKLIRRHPHVFHADNPTGEVSNSEQVLAQWEDIKRAEREAAGNLQSALDGVPKILPALLRAYQIQARAARVGFDWPQSKAGLEQILAKVAEEIGELREALASNPTGTESNADRPHLNEEIENELGDLLFSLVNLARFLKTNPEDALRRATNRFIDRFHLVEAQATEKGRSLRDMTLAEMDELWDEAKRRLQKPRPDTTSCAGDRVP; this comes from the coding sequence ATGTCGGAACAATTTACCAAAGTCGTTGAGATCATGGCGGCGCTCCGCGCCCAGAACGGTTGTCCGTGGGATCGGAAGCAGACTCACGAGTCACTGAAACCGTACCTTCTCGAAGAAGCGTACGAAGTCCTCGAGACCATCGATCAACGGGACAAAGAAAAGCTTCGTGAAGAACTCGGAGATGTGCTTCTCCAAGTCCTCTTCCATAGCCAGATCGCCGCTGAGGCCGGCTCCTTTACGGTCGAAGACGTGATCGAAACACTCGCCACGAAACTGATCCGCAGGCATCCTCACGTATTCCATGCCGACAACCCGACAGGAGAGGTGTCGAATAGTGAACAGGTCTTGGCCCAATGGGAAGATATCAAACGCGCGGAGCGAGAAGCCGCCGGCAACCTACAATCGGCCCTCGACGGAGTGCCGAAGATCTTGCCGGCATTGTTGCGCGCGTATCAGATACAGGCCAGGGCAGCCCGAGTCGGCTTCGATTGGCCGCAGAGCAAGGCGGGCTTGGAACAGATCCTCGCAAAGGTGGCTGAAGAAATCGGTGAACTGCGCGAGGCGCTGGCGTCAAATCCGACGGGGACGGAATCGAACGCCGATCGGCCCCATCTCAACGAGGAGATCGAAAACGAGTTGGGTGATCTTCTGTTTTCACTGGTCAACCTCGCTCGCTTTCTCAAAACGAATCCCGAAGATGCGCTGCGCCGAGCCACGAACCGTTTCATCGATCGTTTTCACCTGGTCGAGGCACAAGCCACTGAGAAAGGCCGGTCGTTGAGAGACATGACGCTCGCCGAAATGGACGAGCTGTGGGATGAAGCCAAGCGACGGTTACAAAAACCTCGGCCGGACACCACATCGTGCGCCGGAGATCGGGTCCCATGA
- a CDS encoding type II toxin-antitoxin system HicA family toxin: protein MPFKPLPCRVVRSILTELGFVEQPCRSGTSHEQWEKVVNGHMYKVTVDCHRGEVKAQDIKSIIGQAGISKEQFWNLAGQ, encoded by the coding sequence GTGCCTTTTAAACCGCTCCCGTGTCGGGTCGTCCGCAGCATCCTTACTGAACTTGGATTTGTAGAACAGCCCTGTCGTTCTGGTACTTCCCATGAACAATGGGAAAAAGTTGTCAATGGTCATATGTACAAGGTGACTGTGGATTGTCATCGAGGAGAAGTTAAAGCTCAAGACATCAAGAGCATAATCGGCCAAGCGGGAATATCAAAGGAACAGTTTTGGAATTTAGCAGGTCAATAA